GTGTGGTTTTGCCTCAGTACAGCTCAAAACAGTCACAGGCAATGGAATAGTTATTGCCAAAAAGAGGTAGTGTCACTGCTCCACAGAAAATGTTGGCAAAATCTCAGCACTCCTGAGCCTTGGGGTAGGCAACTCTGGTCCTGGGGATCCACTTTCctcagtttagctccaaccctgatcaaacacactcGAACAAGCTAATCAACGTATTCAGGATTAGTAGAAAACTACAGGCAgatgagtttgatcagggttggagctaaactgtgaaGGAAAGTGGATCTTAAGGGCCAAATTTGCCCAGCTCTTTTGCATCCTCCCATGGTCATTTACCAGGAGCAAGAAGGTGCCCTTATGCAccttttttcacaagggtagaGGTGGTGAGTGATTTAAATTCCAAGGATCTTGAAACTGTTCACCCTTTCCACTACACCTCCATTGATGTAGGGCAGTACCCCCACACTTCATTTttgcactttgcatttttgatATCTCTCTTATGAGAGATCCATTTGAATTTCTTGGAGactttactaatgagctgatgagttgagaCATCTAAAATGTCCAGTGATGGTAAGTActtcaggaccaggattgggaaccactgttgaACTTATGAGAATCTGTCCTTTCTGAAGTTAACAGTGagttcttttgtgttcagaattAGATTGTTCTCAATGCCCCACTGGTCCCATGTTTTAGACTAGTTTActttacagagagaaaaaaagttttaaaaatactgtGTCAAGGAAAACCAGTGAAAAGGTTTTGGAGAAAACCTTAAAAAGCTCATAAATCAGTGTCTGAATTAAAGTGAGCTTCTGTCTggagtttgtatttatatatggcttttttggtgtttttaaaagctttttgtttTGAAGTTGGATCTGGTAACACTATAGGTCTCTTTATCCCTCAAATGCAGAGTCCCATGCTCTCAGTTACAGGTGAATATCTTTGTTAACCCCTAATGTTTCTGATTAGGAAAAACATGTATTCTCTTAGTAACtctaacacacaccacacacactattCTGTCTACACACCAGCTGACGTAAGACTGCCAACGTATGGTCTTCATTGCCAGTATTAGAGCCATGCTTGCAAACAGGCTCTCATCAGTGTTTTCAAACGAGTCACAAAAGAAACATTAACACTATTTCAATTGGTTTCTGTGCGTATCCTTCCTTGTTCAGACCCTTCACAGTGTCAGCTATGTTGGCAAAGCTGAGAACATGAAACTGTTCAAAGTCTTATTCTCCAAAGACTTCTCAACAATTTACCCATGAAGAGGCAATATATAAACAACTGGCTCATTCCCCAgacttttttacattaaaatattacaaactaGATGTATACCAATTGTATGTTTTGTACCTGAATACATCTAATTTAGCATAAAGGTCATTATATAAAAAGACAAGCAAATGTGGCTACTATATTGCACTTTATTAAACATAACTAGAATGTTACATATGTTGCCCATCTATAATCAattttctctctgtatttctCCCAGATCTTTTGAACATAATAGAGATGGAAGATGATCGCCGGTTTCACAAACTGACACAAGAACAGGTGGAGAATTTGGACCAAGTTCTTACAGAAGTCATTCCCATTCATGGTAGGGGTAATTTCCCAACCCTTGAAATCAAGCCCAAAGACATAATCCATGTGGTCAGAGACAGACTGATTTTAAAGAAGATCAAGGTGAGAGATGTCCGTCTCAATGGTTCTACAGCCAGTCATGTGCTGGTCAAAGAGAATGGCACCAGCTACAAAGACTTGGATATCATCTTTGGTGTGGAGCTTCCCAAACCGGAGGACTTCCAGATTATCAAGGAGGTGGTTTTGGGCTGTCTGCTGGACTTTCTACCTAAAGGTGTCAACAAAGATAAGATTACAGCTCTCACCATGAAAGAGGCATATGTACAAAAAATGGTCAAGGTCTTCACTGAGCATGACCGTTGGAGCCTTATCTCCCTTTCAAACAACAGCGGTAAGAATGTGGAGCTCAAGTTTGTCAACTCTCTACGACGCCAGTTTGAATTCAGTGTGGATTCCTTTCAGATCATCCTGGACAGTATGCTACAATCTTATTTAGATGCTGAAAGGAGGAAGTTTGTGGAAGGGCAAGAGGGCCAAGATTCTTCTTTAGCTCAAAGTCAAGGAATTCAGACAGCCCTAATGGATGAACCACTCCTCAGCTCTTGTGACACAGGGCATCACCAGGAAAGTGACATTGACATGTCCTCcaaaactgatgatattcagactTTTCGTGACTCTCAGTGTTATTGTAAAACGAGTCAGAAAGAGCAGTCTAAATATTCAGAACAAGAACCAACACTTCAAATAGACAAAGATGTTGAAACAGAGATGGTTCAAACCACATCTACGCCTATGTCTATGGAAGAAGTATCAGAGTACTCTGTAATGGTGCATGTGGAGGAAAAGAATGAACTTCATGAAAATGTGTCTTTGCAAACTGAGACACTACTCGAAGTAAATACAAATGAAACTGGTATGGACTCAGGGGAGGGAAATGAACTAGTTGGGGTAAAAACTATGTCTGTTAAGGAAACAAATCCCAATGTCAAAACATATATTCATGAAACAGATTCTGACAAAACAGAATACAAGTTAGACATAGAGCCAGTTAAATCCCAACCATGGCTTGAAATGGTAAATACAGACTTTTCTTGTCTTTCAACAACAGGGACCTTTGGTGAGCGATGCACATTCCAACCTGCTCCCATTACATTTCTTACACAATCAGCACTAGAATCATATGCAGAGTATCCTTTACCACCCCCTGCCAAGAAAAACAGCCAAAATTCACAAATGGTTGTTCTCAAGCATTCCTCACCCAAACCTCCTCGGAAAATGTCCAAAAAGATAACTCTTGTACCGAGTTCACCAGAAAAATCAGTGTCAAGTAATTCAGATGTTAATTGTCAGGTTTTGCATCCACCTAACGCTTACCCAAAAGAATCATTACCTATGCAGGTTAAAATGTCAGGTCTTACCACAAAAAGCTTTGAATTATCCAGTGCCTCAGAAAATGACTCTAAAGAGTCTAAAGAACTAGCCAATTGTACTGGAGCTTTTACTGTTGCTGCTTCGGAGAATGGTATGCATTCAGAAAAGACATTGTACATGAGTCTATCACCAGAGGAAAGCCTTCAAAGTCGAGTGCAAACTTCAGAACCAGAAACTGGTGAAGCAACTCACATCACTATTCTAATTCCTACATCCAATCCCAGTATTCTCCCCAAAGATCAAAACAGGATAAACCAGCCTTCTAATGAAAGTGTTCAGACAGCACAGTGTCAGGCAATGGTACCTCTTATTAATGTGAATTCTGAGCCTTTACTTCAGGCAAATGACAGTTATGACCTCAACTCAGCCTCTCCCAAAAAGAAAGATATTGAGCCTTGTGCTCAAGTTGATGATGCCACATCACCAAGATTTCTTACTGAACCCTCAGAATTAGTCACTATGGCAACAAATTGTGCCTCTCAAATGTTAAAACCACTGTCTGCAGACCTTACTATTGACTCACAAGTGGTAGGGACTTATTCATCAGGCTCTGAACATGTTATATCACCTCAAGTTCACAACTACCCCTTGTCCACTCTGCAGACTCAGGAACTTCTTGTGCCAAGTCCACAGACTAAAGAACCTCCAGAACTATTATCACTTGTCTCCTTACCACAAGTTCAAAGCCTCACTGTTTCAGCACCTAATTTTTCAAAGACACTAGAACCTTCCATATCCTCAACACTAAATCTAGAATCTTCAAGAACCTCAGAACCTGTTTTAGAACCATCCGTTATGTCTCTGGATGTCATAGACCCCTCTGAAATATTCTATGAAGTTGCAGAACCATCTGAACCACTTTCACAGGGTTTGCAACCCTCTGCAGCATCGGTGTCACATACATTAGAAACATCTATGTCATCAGTAAGTGAGGAGGTGGTTTCCAAGATATCAAACCCATCATTTTCAGACATTAATGAGCCCATACGCCCTTCAAAAGAGCTGCCTTGCATTACGGTGTTGGCTGAGAGCATGTATGGTGACTTTGAGCAGGCTATGGACCACCTACGCTACCGGCTAATAGCGACACGCAACCCTGAAGAAATCAGGGGTGGAGGCCTGCTCAAGTACAGTAATCTGCTTGTCCGGGACTTCAAACCTGCCTGTGAAACAGAAATTAAGACTCTTGAGCGCTACATGTGTTCACGTTTTTTTATTGACTTCCCTGATGTGAATGAGCAGCAGCGCAAAATTGAGTCATACCTGCGCAACCATTTTATTGGAGAGGAGAAAAGTAAATATGATTACTTGATGACCCTTCGGAGAGTGGTCAATGAGAGCACTGTGTGCTTGATGGGGCATGAACGCCGTCAGACTCTCAATATGATTACCATTCTAGCACTTAAAGTCCTGGGTGAGCAGAACATCATTCCAAATGCCAATAACGTTACCTGCTACTACCAGCCTGCACCATACATGACAGACCACAACTTCACTAACTATTACATTTCAAATGGCCAGTCCCCAATGATATACCACCCCTACCCACTACACATACACATGCAGTCTGGATTAGTTT
This window of the Cyprinus carpio isolate SPL01 chromosome A21, ASM1834038v1, whole genome shotgun sequence genome carries:
- the LOC109051806 gene encoding uncharacterized protein LOC109051806; this translates as MEDDRRFHKLTQEQVENLDQVLTEVIPIHGRGNFPTLEIKPKDIIHVVRDRLILKKIKVRDVRLNGSTASHVLVKENGTSYKDLDIIFGVELPKPEDFQIIKEVVLGCLLDFLPKGVNKDKITALTMKEAYVQKMVKVFTEHDRWSLISLSNNSGKNVELKFVNSLRRQFEFSVDSFQIILDSMLQSYLDAERRKFVEGQEGQDSSLAQSQGIQTALMDEPLLSSCDTGHHQESDIDMSSKTDDIQTFRDSQCYCKTSQKEQSKYSEQEPTLQIDKDVETEMVQTTSTPMSMEEVSEYSVMVHVEEKNELHENVSLQTETLLEVNTNETGMDSGEGNELVGVKTMSVKETNPNVKTYIHETDSDKTEYKLDIEPVKSQPWLEMVNTDFSCLSTTGTFGERCTFQPAPITFLTQSALESYAEYPLPPPAKKNSQNSQMVVLKHSSPKPPRKMSKKITLVPSSPEKSVSSNSDVNCQVLHPPNAYPKESLPMQVKMSGLTTKSFELSSASENDSKESKELANCTGAFTVAASENGMHSEKTLYMSLSPEESLQSRVQTSEPETGEATHITILIPTSNPSILPKDQNRINQPSNESVQTAQCQAMVPLINVNSEPLLQANDSYDLNSASPKKKDIEPCAQVDDATSPRFLTEPSELVTMATNCASQMLKPLSADLTIDSQVVGTYSSGSEHVISPQVHNYPLSTLQTQELLVPSPQTKEPPELLSLVSLPQVQSLTVSAPNFSKTLEPSISSTLNLESSRTSEPVLEPSVMSLDVIDPSEIFYEVAEPSEPLSQGLQPSAASVSHTLETSMSSVSEEVVSKISNPSFSDINEPIRPSKELPCITVLAESMYGDFEQAMDHLRYRLIATRNPEEIRGGGLLKYSNLLVRDFKPACETEIKTLERYMCSRFFIDFPDVNEQQRKIESYLRNHFIGEEKSKYDYLMTLRRVVNESTVCLMGHERRQTLNMITILALKVLGEQNIIPNANNVTCYYQPAPYMTDHNFTNYYISNGQSPMIYHPYPLHIHMQSGLV